A DNA window from Malus domestica chromosome 12, GDT2T_hap1 contains the following coding sequences:
- the LOC103437066 gene encoding receptor protein kinase-like protein ZAR1, giving the protein MMLLLLHIALFLVPDVVLCLNPDGLSLLALKSAIETDPTGILDSWSESDPTPCHWHGVVCTRNRVTDLLLANKRLTGYIPSELGHLDSLKRLSLSNNNFSKPIPAHLFNAAALITLDLSHNSLVGSVPAQIGTIKALKHLDLSSNFLNGSLPESLAELPSLAGTLNLSYNNFSGEVPASYGRIPVLVSLDLRHNNLTGKVPQVGSLANQGPTAFSGNPSLCGFPLDIPCPEAQNPNSSKSGGQDVQKPVDPDPSLVSGAEERENRSGGSVTVPIISGVSVVIGAVSVSVWLFRVRSRAKEGKTGKEKVVKEVAEVVVVEEGEGQNGKFVVLDEGFGLDLEDLLRASAYVVGKSRSGITYRVVAGSGGKGPGAAPSVVAVRRLSEGDATWRLKEFEAEVEAIGKVVHPNIVRLRAYYYASDEKLLVTDFIRNGSLYNALHGGPSNSLPPLPWTARLKIAQGTARGLMYIHEHSTRKYVHGNIKSTKILLNDDLQPYISGFGLARLMLGTSKFTTSASRRQNSNESIVASGLVVPTSSTIYLAPEARISRSKFTQKCDVYSFGIVLLEILTGRLPDEGLENGGKGLESLVRKTFRDERPLSEIIDPALLQEVYAKKQVVEAFHIALNCTELDPELRPRMKTVSESLDRLKLQC; this is encoded by the exons atgaTGCTTCTTTTGCTGCATATTGCTCTATTTCTGGTTCCTGACGTGGTTCTCTGTCTCAACCCAGATGGGCTCTCCCTCCTCGCACTCAAATCCGCAATCGAAACCGACCCGACCGGGATCCTCGACTCCTGGTCGGAATCCGACCCCACTCCCTGCCACTGGCACGGCGTCGTCTGCACCCGCAACCGAGTCACCGACCTCCTCCTCGCCAACAAACGCCTCACCGGCTACATTCCCTCCGAGCTCGGCCACCTCGACTCGCTCAAGCGACTCAGCCTCTCCAACAACAACTTCTCCAAGCCCATACCTGCCCACCTCTTCAACGCCGCCGCCCTCATTACTCTGGACCTCTCCCACAACTCCCTCGTGGGCTCAGTCCCGGCCCAAATTGGAACCATCAAGGCACTGAAGCACCTCGACTTGTCCTCCAATTTCCTCAATGGTTCACTCCCCGAGTCTCTCGCCGAGCTTCCCTCCCTCGCTGGAACCCTGAACCTCTCTTACAACAATTTCTCCGGCGAAGTTCCGGCGTCGTACGGAAGGATTCCGGTGCTCGTGAGCCTGGACCTCCGGCACAACAACCTCACCGGAAAAGTGCCTCAGGTGGGCTCCCTGGCGAACCAGGGCCCCACCGCGTTTTCCGGAAACCCTAGCCTCTGCGGGTTTCCGTTGGATATTCCGTGCCCGGAagctcaaaaccctaattcctcgAAAAGCGGAGGTCAGGATGTTCAGAAACCTGTCGACCCGGATCCGAGTCTAGTCAGCGGGGCGGAAGAGCGGGAAAATCGGAGCGGCGGTTCGGTGACGGTTCCGATAATTTCGGGCGTTTCGGTGGTGATCGGGGCTGTCTCGGTATCGGTGTGGCTGTTTCGGGTAAGAAGCAGGGCCAAGGAGGGCAAAACGGGAAAGGAGAAAGTAGTAAAGGAGGTAGCtgaagtggtggtggtggaagaGGGGGAAGGGCAAAATGGTAAATTCGTGGTGCTGGACGAGGGATTCGGGTTGGATTTGGAGGATTTGCTGAGGGCATCGGCGTACGTGGTGGGGAAGAGCAGGAGTGGGATTACGTACAGGGTGGTCGCCGGGAGTGGCGGGAAGGGACCTGGTGCGGCGCCGTCGGTTGTGGCGGTGAGGAGGCTGAGCGAGGGTGATGCCACGTGGCGGTTGAAGGAGTTTGAGGCTGAGGTGGAGGCGATAGGAAAGGTGGTCCACCCCAATATCGTGCGCCTGAGAGCATACTACTACGCGAGTGATGAGAAACTTCTGGTTACTGATTTCATTCGCAATGGCAGCTTGTACAATGCACTCCATG GGGGACCATCCAACTCATTGCCGCCATTGCCGTGGACGGCAAGGTTAAAAATTGCTCAGGGGACTGCAAGGGGTTTGATGTACATACACGAACACAGCACTCGAAAGTATGTTCATGGAAACATTAAATCGACAAAGATCCTTCTCAATGATGATCTCCAACCTTACATATCCGGGTTCGGACTGGCACGACTTATGTTGGGTACCTCAAAGTTCACAACTTCAGCATCCAGAAGGCAGAACTCAAACGAATCCATAGTGGCCTCTGGTTTGGTTGTTCCAACTTCTTCAACCATTTACTTGGCACCCGAGGCTCGAATTTCTAGGAGCAAGTTCACTCAGAAATGTGATGTGTACTCCTTTGGAATTGTGCTCTTGGAGATCCTGACTGGTAGGTTGCCAGATGAGGGGCTCGAAAATGGTGGCAAGGGACTTGAGAGCCTAGTCAGGAAGACATTCAGAGATGAGCGCCCCTTGTCTGAGATCATAGACCCTGCACTTCTGCAAGAAGTTTATGCAAAGAAGCAAGTTGTTGAAGCGTTTCACATTGCCCTAAATTGCACCGAGCTTGACCCTGAACTGCGTCCTAGGATGAAAACCGTCTCCGAGAGTCTTGATCGCCTCAAATTGCAATGTTAA
- the LOC103420209 gene encoding WD repeat-containing protein 55-like gives MEINLGHLAFDIDFHPSQHLVTTGLINGDLHLYRYASDSVPQRVLEVHAHSESCRAVRFINNGQAILTGSPDCSILATDVETGAAIARLDEAHGSAVNKLINLTESTVASGDDEGCIKVWDTRQQSCCNTFKAHEEYISDMTFAADSMKLLGTSGDGTLSVCNLRRNKVQAQSEFSEEELLSVVIMKNGRKVVCSSHIGNLLLYSWGSFKDCSDRFVDLSPNSVDVLLKLDEDRLIAGSETGLISLVGILPNRVIQPIAEHSEYPVEGLAFSHDKKFLGSIAHDQMLKLWDMDELLQGSTKPSKPQAAVEDSDSDDMDMDINPPKSNKGTKRKNASKDRVSGSSNDFFADLQMEG, from the exons ATGGAGATAAATTTGGGGCACTTGGCGTTTGACATTGATTTTCATCCATCGCAGCACTTGGTGACTACAGGTCTTATCAATGGCGATCTTCACTTGTACCGATATGCATCTGATTCAGTACCTCAAAG GGTGTTGGAAGTTCATGCACACAGTGAATCTTGCAGAGCTGTTCGCTTCATCAACAATGGCCAAG CAATTTTGACGGGCTCTCCCGACTGTTCAATTCTTGCAACGGATGTGGAAACTGGTGCTGCTATTGCTCGCCTCGACGAGGCTCAcgg GTCTGCAGTCAATAAGCTTATAAACTTGACTGAGTCCACAGTTGCCTCTGGAGATGACGAAGGCTGTATTAAG GTGTGGGATACCAGGCAACAGTCTTGCTGCAATACTTTTAAAGCTCATGAAGAGTACATTTCTGATATGACTTTTGCGGCTGATTCCATGAAACTCCTAGGAACTAG TGGAGATGGGACTCTTTCTGTTTGCAATCTTCGAAGAAATAAA GTGCAAGCTCAATCTGAATTTTCAGAAGAGGAGCTACTGTCTGTGGTTATCATGAAG AATGGTCGGAAAGTGGTTTGCAGCTCACACATTGGGAATCTGTTATTGTACTCATGGGGATCTTTCAAGGATTGCAG TGATCGATTTGTTGATCTCTCTCCGAATTCTGTTGATGTTTTGTTGAAG CTTGATGAAGATAGGTTGATCGCTGGATCTGAAACTGGACTTATCAG CCTAGTTGGTATATTACCCAACAGAGTCATCCAACCTATTGCAGAGCACTCAGAATACCCGGTTGAGGGTCTCG CTTTTTCCCATGATAAAAAGTTTCTGGGCAGTATAGCACATGATCAGATGTTGAAG CTGTGGGATATGGATGAGTTATTGCAAGGTTCGACGAAGCCTTCAAAGCCTCAAGCAGCTGTGGAGGACAGCGATAGTGATGATATGGATATGGATATTAATCCTCCAAAGTCGAACAAAG ggacaaaaaggaaaaatgcAAGCAAAGATCGTGTTTCGGGaagttcaaatgatttttttgctGATTTACAGATGGAGGGTTGA
- the LOC103409506 gene encoding uncharacterized protein — MKLQSLNNGYAIRALSPKPNCSAELKLPATVRSCAPEQDLRGQSVAIVGLGKSGRAAARLALARGASVFAFDQNPNLRLLEKDPLFKKQYNGIGGLKTILGEFDEELLNNADRVVVSPGVPLQNYGLSSLLQSGKQVMSELDFAAEILPKSVKILAVTGTNGKSTVVTFAGQMLSHFGIETFVGGNLGNPLSEAAFQCLQPPSSKPKFKVAVVEVSSYQMEIPSKYFCPSVAVVLNLTPDHLERHGTMRDYALTKCRLFFHMTGAKLGLLCFGNQYLDEAIIESLNELNLAWIGAIPGVKIDMETKIASFEVPALGVNSQLQLGAMKTMGGHNFHNAAVAVLSVVGLNVGVDVEAIGPCIEKLRAPPHRMQIVCKDIHGVTWVDDSKATNVEATYAGLMGLKKQKSVVLLGGLAKVLDGQECNGFERLIEPLKYQRCVITFGSSGMLIKKTLSDNGLSIPCIRAVNLKEAVNWARSMAEHGDSIVLSPGCASFDEFRNFEHRGMFFQDLAFTYVSG, encoded by the exons ATGAAGCTGCAATCTTTGAACAATGGCTATGCAATCCGAGCCCTCAGCCCCAAACCCAATTGCTCCGCAGAGCTGAAACTCCCAGCAACCGTCCGATCATGCGCTCCGGAACAGGACCTTCGAGGCCAATCCGTTGCT ATTGTTGGGTTGGGAAAATCTGGGAGAGCTGCGGCCAGGCTTGCTCTTGCCAGAGGTGCTTCAGTTTTCGCCTTCGATCAGAACCCGAATCTGCGTCTTTTAGAG AAAGATCCGCTCTTCAAGAAGCAATATAACGGAATAGGTGGATTGAAAACAATCCTGGGTGAATTTGACGAGGAGCTACTTAATAATGCGGACAGGGTTGTGGTGTCCCCTGGAGTTCCCCTGCAAAACTATGGTCTTTCCTCTTTGTTGCAGTCG GGAAAGCAGGTAATGTCTGAGTTGGACTTTGCTGCTGAAATTCTCCCAAAAAGTGTAAAGATTTTAGCAGTGACAGGGACCAATGGAAAATCAACTGTAGTCACTTTTGCTGGACAG ATGCTTAGTCATTTTGGAATCGAGACATTTGTTGGGGGTAACCTTGGTAACCCACTCTCAGAGGCTGCTTTCCAATGCTTACAGCCACCTTCTTCAAAACCCAAGTTTAAG GTTGCAGTTGTGGAGGTAAGCAGTTATCAAATGGAGATTCCCAGCAAGTACTTCTGCCCTTCT GTTGCTGTGGTGTTAAACCTTACACCTGATCATCTAGAAAGGCACGGAACAATGAGGGATTATGCACTGACTAAATGCCGGTTATTTTTTCACATGACTGGTGCCAAGCTTGGGCTTCTTTGTTTTG GAAACCAGTACTTAGATGAAGCAATTATTGAAAGCTTGAATGAACTTAATCTTGCGTGGATAGGAGCCATTCCAGGTGTGAAA atTGACATGGAGACAAAAATTGCAAGCTTTGAAGTGCCTGCATTGGGAGTCAATTCACAACTACAATTGGGGGCAATGAAAACGATGGGGGGACACAACTTTCACAATGCTGCGGTGGCTGTTCTGTCTGTTGTTGGACTGAATGTTGGAGTTGATGTTGAAGCGATAGGTCCATGTATTGAAAAATTAAGGGCACCACCTCATCGTATGCAAATTG TATGCAAGGATATCCATGGAGTAACCTGGGTCGATGACAGTAAGGCAACAAATGTGGAAGCAACATACGCAGGACTAATGGGTCTAAAGAAACAAAAGTCTGTGGTTCTACTTGGGGGCCTTGCGAAG GTGTTAGATGGACAAGAGTGTAATGGTTTTGAACGATTGATAGAACCTTTGAAGTACCAGAGATGTGTAATCACG TTTGGGTCTTCCGGAATGCTGATTAAGAAGACGCTGTCTGATAACGGTCTTAGCATTCCCTGCATCAGAGCCGTAAATCTTAAGGAAGCTGTCAACTGGGCTAGGAGTATGGCAGAACATG GGGACAGTATTGTATTAAGTCCAGGTTGTGCAAGCTTTGATGAATTTAGAAATTTTGAGCACAGAGGAATGTTTTTCCAGGACCTAGCATTCACATACGTATCTGGGTAA